A window from Littorina saxatilis isolate snail1 linkage group LG9, US_GU_Lsax_2.0, whole genome shotgun sequence encodes these proteins:
- the LOC138975966 gene encoding uncharacterized protein isoform X1, translating to MSLRKHLPVCLGVFAFCFVVAVYVIPNVDQTLWFTGIRSYARQKVNPAILSREHQGRRETIQKFCGNQPPSYNISQNIYRYFSFSKRHRLLYCGIQKVGTSFLLRVMKLLIGRVGEGELFNKSFLHGQGMRGKASFSDERNTPETIHKILENYDHKFFFVRDPFSRLFSAYMDKVFLPDCRMFAIARRVIIDIITIIVIVIVIVKVFLPDRRMFLIARRASMNVITVLVIGIVIVIVIVKVFLPDCRMFAKARRVIIIVTVIVIVIVKVFLPNCRMFAIVRRVIIIVTVIVIVIVKVFLPDCRMFAIARRVIVNVTVIVIVIVIVIVKVFLPNCRMFAIVRRVIIIVTVIVTVIVIVNVFLPDHRMLAIARRVIIIVTIIVTVIVIVKVFLPDHMMLAIARRVIIIVTVIVTVIVIVKVFLPDHRMFAIAKQGGLTREEEEGGGESSRQCLLNVTFQTFLEVVTSHKKNDPHWLPMHRHCDPCNVRFHYVGKMETFRADLEFILGQAGVDLDLLSPDRDSFDSDTDLRALQDLARHNYRKARASLCPAETYMCRVMEKIWITLQTRGFLSMKVPYPFPAKNCLAYNQTTFMDTLVAAYRQSGTHEARMHQRKEAMMEAYYRLPADLLKRAEDYVRDDCAMFGYNCSVEARFPQGGLRELQYSYFGSYA from the exons ATGTCTTTGCGCAAGCACCTTCCAGTGTGTTTGGGCGTCTTTGCCTTTTGCTTCGTCGTGGCCGTATATG TAATTCCTAACGTCGACCAGACACTTTGGTTCACAGGGATTCGG TCCTACGCACGGCAAAAGGTGAACCCCGCAATCCTGAGCCGAGAGCACCAAGGGAGGCGGGAGACCATTCAAAAGTTCTGCGGGAATCAGCCACCATCTTACAACATCTCCCAGAACATCTACCGCTACTTTTCCTTCAGCAAACGCCACAGGCTGCTGTACTGCGGCATCCAGAAAGTGGGCACCAGCTTCCTGCTGAGGGTCATGAAGCTGCTGATcgggagggtgggggaaggaGAGTTGTTCAACAAAAGTTTCTTGCACGGGCAAGGCATGCGAGGTAAGGCGTCCTTCTCCGACGAGCGTAACACCCCCGAGACGATTCACAAGATCCTGGAAAACTACGACCACAAGTTCTTCTTCGTCAGAGACCCGTTCTCGCGCCTTTTCTCTGCCTACATGGACAAG GTGTTCCTGCCAGACTGCAGGATGTTCGCCATCGCGAGGCGTGTTATTATTGATATAATAActatcattgtcattgtcattgtcattgtaaaGGTGTTCCTGCCAGACCGCAGAATGTTCCTCATCGCGAGGCGTGCTAGTATGAATGTAATAACTGTCTTAGTCATtggcattgtcattgtcattgtcattgtaaaGGTGTTCCTGCCAGACTGCAGAATGTTCGCCAAGGCGAGgcgtgttattattattgtaactgtcattgtcattgtcattgtgaagGTGTTCCTGCCAAACTGCAGGATGTTCGCCATTGTGAGgcgtgttattattattgtaactgtcattgtcattgtcattgtaaaGGTGTTCCTGCCAGACTGCAGAATGTTCGCCATCGCGAGGCGTGTTATCGTTAATGTaactgtcattgtcattgtcattgtcattgtcattgtgaagGTGTTCCTGCCAAACTGCAGGATGTTCGCCATCGTGAGgcgtgttattattattgtaactgtcattgtcactgtcattgtcattgtgaatGTGTTCCTGCCAGACCACAGGATGCTCGCCATCGCGAGgcgtgttattattattgtaactatcattgtcactgtcattgtcattgtgaagGTGTTCCTGCCAGACCACATGATGCTCGCCATCGCGAGgcgtgttattattattgtaactgtcattgtcactgtcattgtcattgtaaaGGTGTTCCTGCCAGACCACAGGATGTTCGCCATCGCGAAGCAAGGCGGTCTGacgagggaggaggaggagggcggGGGGGAGTCATCACGGCAGTGTCTGCTCAACGTCACCTTCCAGACCTTCCTGGAGGTCGTCACCAGCCACAAGAAGAACGACCCTCACTGGCTCCCCATGCACCGCCACTGCGACCCCTGCAACGTCCGCTTCCACTACGTGGGCAAGATGGAGACATTCAGGGCCGACTTGGAGTTCATTCTGGGCCAGGCCGGGGTGGACCTCGACCTCCTGTCTCCTGACCGAGACTCCTTCGACTCGGACACCGACCTGAGGGCGCTGCAGGACCTGGCGAGGCACAACTACCGCAAGGCTCGTGCCTCTCTTTGCCCCGCCGAGACGTACATGTGTCGAGTGATGGAGAAAATCTGGATCACGCTGCAGACGCGGGGTTTTCTCTCCATGAAGGTTCCTTACCCTTTTCCTGCCAAGAACTGCCTGGCTTACAACCAAACGACATTCATGGACACGCTCGTGGCGGCCTACAGACAATCCGGAACTCACGAAGCACGCATGCACCAGCGGAAGGAAGCCATGATGGAAGCGTATTACAGATTACCCGCAGACTTGCTGAAACGAGCGGAGGACTATGTTCGTGATGACTGTGCCATGTTTGGTTATAACTGTAGTGTTGAGGCGCGCTTCCCTCAAGGTGGACTTCGTGAGCTGCAGTATTCGTATTTTGGTTCCTATGCGTAG
- the LOC138975966 gene encoding carbohydrate sulfotransferase 10-like isoform X2 yields the protein MSLRKHLPVCLGVFAFCFVVAVYVIPNVDQTLWFTGIRSYARQKVNPAILSREHQGRRETIQKFCGNQPPSYNISQNIYRYFSFSKRHRLLYCGIQKVGTSFLLRVMKLLIGRVGEGELFNKSFLHGQGMRGKASFSDERNTPETIHKILENYDHKFFFVRDPFSRLFSAYMDKVFLPDHMMLAIARRVIIIVTVIVTVIVIVKVFLPDHRMFAIAKQGGLTREEEEGGGESSRQCLLNVTFQTFLEVVTSHKKNDPHWLPMHRHCDPCNVRFHYVGKMETFRADLEFILGQAGVDLDLLSPDRDSFDSDTDLRALQDLARHNYRKARASLCPAETYMCRVMEKIWITLQTRGFLSMKVPYPFPAKNCLAYNQTTFMDTLVAAYRQSGTHEARMHQRKEAMMEAYYRLPADLLKRAEDYVRDDCAMFGYNCSVEARFPQGGLRELQYSYFGSYA from the exons ATGTCTTTGCGCAAGCACCTTCCAGTGTGTTTGGGCGTCTTTGCCTTTTGCTTCGTCGTGGCCGTATATG TAATTCCTAACGTCGACCAGACACTTTGGTTCACAGGGATTCGG TCCTACGCACGGCAAAAGGTGAACCCCGCAATCCTGAGCCGAGAGCACCAAGGGAGGCGGGAGACCATTCAAAAGTTCTGCGGGAATCAGCCACCATCTTACAACATCTCCCAGAACATCTACCGCTACTTTTCCTTCAGCAAACGCCACAGGCTGCTGTACTGCGGCATCCAGAAAGTGGGCACCAGCTTCCTGCTGAGGGTCATGAAGCTGCTGATcgggagggtgggggaaggaGAGTTGTTCAACAAAAGTTTCTTGCACGGGCAAGGCATGCGAGGTAAGGCGTCCTTCTCCGACGAGCGTAACACCCCCGAGACGATTCACAAGATCCTGGAAAACTACGACCACAAGTTCTTCTTCGTCAGAGACCCGTTCTCGCGCCTTTTCTCTGCCTACATGGACAAG GTGTTCCTGCCAGACCACATGATGCTCGCCATCGCGAGgcgtgttattattattgtaactgtcattgtcactgtcattgtcattgtaaaGGTGTTCCTGCCAGACCACAGGATGTTCGCCATCGCGAAGCAAGGCGGTCTGacgagggaggaggaggagggcggGGGGGAGTCATCACGGCAGTGTCTGCTCAACGTCACCTTCCAGACCTTCCTGGAGGTCGTCACCAGCCACAAGAAGAACGACCCTCACTGGCTCCCCATGCACCGCCACTGCGACCCCTGCAACGTCCGCTTCCACTACGTGGGCAAGATGGAGACATTCAGGGCCGACTTGGAGTTCATTCTGGGCCAGGCCGGGGTGGACCTCGACCTCCTGTCTCCTGACCGAGACTCCTTCGACTCGGACACCGACCTGAGGGCGCTGCAGGACCTGGCGAGGCACAACTACCGCAAGGCTCGTGCCTCTCTTTGCCCCGCCGAGACGTACATGTGTCGAGTGATGGAGAAAATCTGGATCACGCTGCAGACGCGGGGTTTTCTCTCCATGAAGGTTCCTTACCCTTTTCCTGCCAAGAACTGCCTGGCTTACAACCAAACGACATTCATGGACACGCTCGTGGCGGCCTACAGACAATCCGGAACTCACGAAGCACGCATGCACCAGCGGAAGGAAGCCATGATGGAAGCGTATTACAGATTACCCGCAGACTTGCTGAAACGAGCGGAGGACTATGTTCGTGATGACTGTGCCATGTTTGGTTATAACTGTAGTGTTGAGGCGCGCTTCCCTCAAGGTGGACTTCGTGAGCTGCAGTATTCGTATTTTGGTTCCTATGCGTAG
- the LOC138975966 gene encoding carbohydrate sulfotransferase 13-like isoform X3, whose amino-acid sequence MSLRKHLPVCLGVFAFCFVVAVYVIPNVDQTLWFTGIRSYARQKVNPAILSREHQGRRETIQKFCGNQPPSYNISQNIYRYFSFSKRHRLLYCGIQKVGTSFLLRVMKLLIGRVGEGELFNKSFLHGQGMRGKASFSDERNTPETIHKILENYDHKFFFVRDPFSRLFSAYMDKVFLPDHRMFAIAKQGGLTREEEEGGGESSRQCLLNVTFQTFLEVVTSHKKNDPHWLPMHRHCDPCNVRFHYVGKMETFRADLEFILGQAGVDLDLLSPDRDSFDSDTDLRALQDLARHNYRKARASLCPAETYMCRVMEKIWITLQTRGFLSMKVPYPFPAKNCLAYNQTTFMDTLVAAYRQSGTHEARMHQRKEAMMEAYYRLPADLLKRAEDYVRDDCAMFGYNCSVEARFPQGGLRELQYSYFGSYA is encoded by the exons ATGTCTTTGCGCAAGCACCTTCCAGTGTGTTTGGGCGTCTTTGCCTTTTGCTTCGTCGTGGCCGTATATG TAATTCCTAACGTCGACCAGACACTTTGGTTCACAGGGATTCGG TCCTACGCACGGCAAAAGGTGAACCCCGCAATCCTGAGCCGAGAGCACCAAGGGAGGCGGGAGACCATTCAAAAGTTCTGCGGGAATCAGCCACCATCTTACAACATCTCCCAGAACATCTACCGCTACTTTTCCTTCAGCAAACGCCACAGGCTGCTGTACTGCGGCATCCAGAAAGTGGGCACCAGCTTCCTGCTGAGGGTCATGAAGCTGCTGATcgggagggtgggggaaggaGAGTTGTTCAACAAAAGTTTCTTGCACGGGCAAGGCATGCGAGGTAAGGCGTCCTTCTCCGACGAGCGTAACACCCCCGAGACGATTCACAAGATCCTGGAAAACTACGACCACAAGTTCTTCTTCGTCAGAGACCCGTTCTCGCGCCTTTTCTCTGCCTACATGGACAAG GTGTTCCTGCCAGACCACAGGATGTTCGCCATCGCGAAGCAAGGCGGTCTGacgagggaggaggaggagggcggGGGGGAGTCATCACGGCAGTGTCTGCTCAACGTCACCTTCCAGACCTTCCTGGAGGTCGTCACCAGCCACAAGAAGAACGACCCTCACTGGCTCCCCATGCACCGCCACTGCGACCCCTGCAACGTCCGCTTCCACTACGTGGGCAAGATGGAGACATTCAGGGCCGACTTGGAGTTCATTCTGGGCCAGGCCGGGGTGGACCTCGACCTCCTGTCTCCTGACCGAGACTCCTTCGACTCGGACACCGACCTGAGGGCGCTGCAGGACCTGGCGAGGCACAACTACCGCAAGGCTCGTGCCTCTCTTTGCCCCGCCGAGACGTACATGTGTCGAGTGATGGAGAAAATCTGGATCACGCTGCAGACGCGGGGTTTTCTCTCCATGAAGGTTCCTTACCCTTTTCCTGCCAAGAACTGCCTGGCTTACAACCAAACGACATTCATGGACACGCTCGTGGCGGCCTACAGACAATCCGGAACTCACGAAGCACGCATGCACCAGCGGAAGGAAGCCATGATGGAAGCGTATTACAGATTACCCGCAGACTTGCTGAAACGAGCGGAGGACTATGTTCGTGATGACTGTGCCATGTTTGGTTATAACTGTAGTGTTGAGGCGCGCTTCCCTCAAGGTGGACTTCGTGAGCTGCAGTATTCGTATTTTGGTTCCTATGCGTAG